One region of Priestia megaterium genomic DNA includes:
- the cydB gene encoding cytochrome d ubiquinol oxidase subunit II, with translation MFSLNEFWYLLVSILFVGFIFLEGFDFGIGMVSRFLGRNDLERRAFINTIGPFWDANEVWLISAIGAMFAAFPNWYATLLSGSYVLFVLLLLSLIGRGVAFEFRGKVEKQAWKNAWDWVIFFGSLFPPLIFGILFSALMKGLPVERNMQMNAGFSDIVNLYTITGGVTLTMLCLWHGLIFATIRTMDDIRDRSRKVAMKLLPVNALLLLIFSGMTFFETNLFSNHSRLMLYTFFIGIFVYLLAGFFLTRKKDGWAFAMSGLILILSISSIFAGLFPTVLVSSVNESYSLTIHNAASGNYSLKIMSYAAIALLPFVLGYQIWSYYVFRKRVDHKEHMEY, from the coding sequence ATGTTTTCTCTTAATGAATTCTGGTATTTGCTAGTATCCATTCTGTTTGTTGGTTTTATCTTTTTAGAAGGCTTTGATTTTGGGATTGGAATGGTGTCTCGCTTTTTAGGAAGAAACGACTTAGAGCGACGAGCTTTTATTAATACAATCGGTCCTTTTTGGGATGCAAATGAAGTTTGGTTAATTTCAGCAATCGGTGCTATGTTTGCCGCTTTTCCAAACTGGTATGCAACGCTATTAAGCGGGTCATATGTTCTTTTTGTTCTTCTGTTGCTTTCGCTTATCGGACGCGGTGTAGCATTTGAATTTCGAGGAAAAGTTGAAAAACAAGCGTGGAAAAATGCGTGGGATTGGGTTATCTTCTTTGGAAGTCTTTTTCCACCGCTCATTTTCGGCATCTTATTTTCAGCACTAATGAAAGGATTGCCTGTTGAGCGCAACATGCAAATGAATGCCGGCTTTTCGGATATTGTGAATCTATATACCATAACGGGCGGCGTGACGCTAACGATGCTTTGCTTATGGCACGGACTTATTTTTGCGACGATCCGTACGATGGATGACATTAGAGATCGTTCACGAAAAGTTGCCATGAAGCTTTTGCCTGTTAATGCCTTGCTGCTTCTTATTTTTTCAGGCATGACGTTTTTTGAAACAAATTTATTCAGCAATCATAGCCGCTTGATGCTATACACATTTTTTATCGGTATTTTCGTGTATTTACTAGCAGGATTTTTCCTTACACGGAAAAAAGACGGATGGGCCTTTGCTATGTCTGGCTTAATTTTAATTTTATCAATTTCCTCTATATTTGCAGGATTGTTTCCAACCGTTTTGGTTAGTTCAGTCAATGAAAGCTATAGTTTAACGATTCATAATGCAGCATCAGGGAATTATTCCTTGAAAATTATGTCTTACGCTGCTATTGCGTTACTGCCTTTTGTGTTAGGTTATCAAATTTGGAGCTACTACGTTTTTAGAAAACGTGTAGATCATAAGGAGCATATGGAGTACTAA
- a CDS encoding threonine/serine exporter family protein, translating into MHIVEQIITSFIASAAFGIIFNVPRESLLKSGFVGMIGWLIYYLLTFYGVDEIPSTVASAFFIAIISQIYAKIYRTPIIIFTVAGIIPLVPGGTAYDAMRNFVENNYNEAISLAAKAFMISGSIAIGIVFSEVINQIIRQSKLNAKAKYRP; encoded by the coding sequence ATGCATATCGTAGAGCAGATAATTACAAGTTTTATTGCTTCAGCAGCGTTTGGGATTATTTTTAATGTTCCACGTGAATCATTATTAAAAAGTGGCTTTGTCGGAATGATTGGCTGGCTCATTTACTATTTGCTAACGTTCTATGGTGTAGATGAAATTCCAAGCACTGTAGCATCGGCCTTTTTTATTGCTATTATTAGTCAAATTTACGCAAAAATTTATCGTACGCCGATCATTATTTTCACCGTAGCAGGTATTATTCCGCTCGTTCCAGGGGGAACAGCATACGATGCCATGCGTAACTTTGTAGAAAATAATTATAATGAAGCGATTAGTCTTGCAGCAAAAGCCTTTATGATTTCAGGTTCAATTGCCATTGGTATTGTATTTTCTGAAGTCATTAACCAAATCATTCGTCAATCTAAATTAAATGCGAAAGCAAAATATCGACCGTAG
- the cydD gene encoding thiol reductant ABC exporter subunit CydD produces MGRNLMVYNGIKMVLAVLIGLITIQSVAIIFQAKWLAEVITALFHGESLTSQTKAIGLFLSAFMVRQIVSFIVKKTAYQFGVKTTQELRLTVMKSIFALGPRFTKNEGTGNLVTLITTGLQKLRAYLELFLPKLAAISVTPWLVLAFVWYQDRLSGIILLVTMPILILFMILLGLAAQKKIDSQWETYHVLSNHFVDSLRGLETLTFLGKSKEHAETIGRVSDRYRKATMGTLRIAFLSTFALDFFTMLSVAIVAVMLGLRLVNGSMTLEPALMILLLAPEYFLPIREVGNDYHATLDGKESGDALIKIVKQAEKPSAKEEDVPDWTENSEIQLRHITVKYDEEQPPSLEDVSLHVKGSKKIGIIGKSGAGKSTLIDILSGFVQFTEGSAEVNGVPVDLRSDAWQKQITYIPQHPFIFNGTVKENIEFYQDRGGSYDYEDALTKAGLLSTIQQMPKKENEVIGDGGRQLSGGQAQRIALARAFLSDRPIIMLDEPTAQVDIETEYELKQDILTMFQDKLFILATHRLHWMKDMDLIVVIENGKVAEVGNHQELIRKKGAYYQFLHEEEEI; encoded by the coding sequence ATGGGTAGAAATTTAATGGTTTACAACGGAATAAAAATGGTTCTTGCCGTGTTAATAGGGCTTATTACTATTCAAAGTGTAGCCATTATTTTTCAAGCTAAGTGGCTTGCCGAAGTAATTACTGCTCTTTTTCATGGTGAAAGTTTAACTTCGCAGACAAAAGCAATCGGATTGTTTTTGTCTGCCTTTATGGTTCGTCAGATCGTAAGTTTTATAGTGAAAAAAACAGCATATCAATTTGGAGTCAAAACGACTCAGGAACTTCGTTTGACGGTCATGAAAAGCATTTTTGCACTCGGACCGCGCTTTACCAAAAATGAAGGGACAGGAAACTTGGTGACGCTCATCACCACAGGCCTACAGAAGCTTCGCGCTTATCTTGAGCTGTTTTTGCCTAAACTGGCCGCCATCAGCGTTACACCTTGGCTAGTGCTCGCTTTCGTTTGGTATCAAGATCGGCTTTCAGGCATTATTTTGCTTGTAACTATGCCAATTTTAATTTTATTTATGATTTTACTTGGACTGGCTGCCCAGAAAAAAATAGATAGCCAATGGGAGACGTATCATGTGCTGTCCAATCACTTTGTAGATTCGCTTCGAGGATTAGAAACGTTAACATTTCTCGGGAAAAGTAAGGAGCATGCTGAAACGATTGGAAGAGTCAGTGACCGCTATCGAAAAGCGACAATGGGAACGCTCCGAATTGCTTTTTTATCTACGTTTGCTTTAGATTTCTTTACGATGTTATCTGTAGCCATCGTGGCTGTTATGCTCGGTTTGCGGCTAGTGAACGGTTCGATGACGTTAGAGCCTGCACTTATGATTTTATTGCTGGCGCCTGAATACTTCCTGCCGATACGGGAAGTCGGAAACGATTATCATGCAACATTAGACGGAAAAGAATCCGGAGATGCATTAATTAAGATTGTAAAGCAGGCTGAAAAACCGTCGGCTAAAGAAGAAGATGTTCCTGATTGGACGGAAAACAGTGAAATTCAATTGCGTCATATCACCGTAAAATATGACGAAGAGCAGCCGCCTTCTCTTGAAGATGTGTCACTTCATGTTAAAGGAAGTAAAAAAATTGGGATTATAGGAAAAAGCGGAGCTGGAAAATCGACGCTTATTGATATACTGAGCGGCTTTGTACAATTTACAGAAGGGTCTGCTGAAGTAAACGGCGTGCCGGTTGATTTACGCTCAGATGCTTGGCAAAAGCAGATTACGTATATCCCTCAGCACCCATTTATTTTTAATGGAACAGTGAAAGAAAATATTGAATTTTATCAGGATAGAGGCGGTTCTTATGATTATGAAGATGCTTTAACGAAAGCAGGACTTTTATCTACGATTCAACAGATGCCTAAGAAGGAAAATGAAGTGATAGGAGATGGAGGACGGCAGCTTAGCGGCGGCCAAGCTCAAAGGATTGCCCTAGCTAGGGCGTTTCTGAGCGATCGCCCTATTATTATGCTTGATGAACCAACGGCGCAAGTAGATATTGAAACGGAATATGAATTAAAGCAAGATATCTTAACGATGTTTCAAGACAAGTTATTTATTTTAGCTACGCACCGTCTGCATTGGATGAAAGATATGGACCTCATTGTTGTAATAGAGAACGGAAAGGTTGCAGAAGTCGGCAATCATCAAGAACTGATTCGAAAAAAAGGAGCTTACTATCAATTTTTACATGAAGAGGAGGAGATATGA
- a CDS encoding threonine/serine exporter family protein has protein sequence MTQQKLDKYEIMDVSLLAGKIMLESGAETYRVEDTMMRIAASYGIKKSHSYVTPTGIMFSLETKEPTKTKLIRISERTTDLKKVTMVNSVSRTISQGNISLEEAYEMLQEIEATNVAFPLWVQLAAASISSGCFLIMFQGLWTDFIPAMFSGGLGFLTVVYFHRLIPIRFFAEFTASLVIGLLSALLVASGLGTQIDKIIIGSVMPLVPGLSITNAVRDLMAGHLLSGLSKGAEAFLTAFAIGAGIAIVFTLL, from the coding sequence ATGACACAACAAAAATTAGATAAATATGAAATTATGGACGTTAGCTTACTAGCAGGTAAAATTATGTTAGAAAGCGGAGCAGAAACGTATCGAGTAGAAGACACAATGATGCGGATTGCAGCGTCTTACGGTATAAAAAAATCCCACAGCTATGTGACGCCAACAGGGATTATGTTTTCACTTGAAACGAAAGAACCGACGAAAACGAAGTTAATTCGTATTTCCGAACGAACGACCGATTTAAAAAAAGTAACTATGGTAAATAGCGTCTCAAGAACCATCAGTCAAGGAAACATCTCCTTGGAGGAAGCGTATGAAATGCTACAAGAAATTGAAGCAACGAACGTAGCTTTTCCACTATGGGTTCAACTTGCAGCTGCATCCATTTCTAGCGGATGCTTTTTAATCATGTTTCAAGGTTTATGGACGGACTTTATTCCAGCGATGTTTTCAGGAGGTCTCGGATTTTTAACCGTGGTGTATTTCCACCGTCTTATTCCGATTCGCTTTTTTGCTGAGTTTACCGCTTCGTTAGTTATTGGACTTTTATCAGCTCTTTTAGTCGCTTCAGGACTAGGAACGCAAATTGATAAAATTATTATTGGATCCGTTATGCCTCTCGTTCCTGGGTTATCGATTACCAATGCAGTGCGAGATTTAATGGCGGGACATTTACTGTCTGGATTATCAAAAGGAGCAGAAGCGTTTCTGACGGCATTTGCTATTGGTGCAGGTATTGCCATTGTATTTACGCTTCTATAG
- a CDS encoding alpha/beta hydrolase codes for MAFIQCDFFSEVLQISTSMNVLIPQQTKSQIGLQTNTRSEKHPTLYLLHGLSDDHTIWMRRTSIERYASELGLAVVMPNVDRSFYRDMAYGKKYWTFVTEELPQLARSFFPLSEKREDNFVAGLSMGGYGALKWAFRKPHQFSAAASLSGVMDIEGLGERGEVQFLDYPLIFGMPPVIRPEDDLFWLLENRRRYGEVTPRIYQCCGTEDFLYQENKRFSERCKQEPICFTYEEGKGSHDWAYWDQKIRDVLKWLFSEK; via the coding sequence ATGGCGTTTATTCAATGTGATTTTTTTTCAGAAGTATTGCAAATAAGTACTTCAATGAACGTTTTGATACCGCAGCAAACAAAATCTCAGATTGGTTTACAAACCAATACAAGAAGTGAGAAACACCCTACGCTCTATTTATTACACGGTCTTTCTGATGATCATACGATATGGATGAGAAGAACTTCGATTGAACGCTACGCATCAGAATTAGGACTTGCAGTTGTAATGCCAAATGTAGATCGTAGCTTTTATAGAGATATGGCTTATGGAAAGAAGTATTGGACGTTTGTAACAGAAGAACTTCCTCAATTGGCTAGGTCATTCTTTCCGTTATCGGAAAAAAGAGAAGATAATTTTGTGGCTGGTCTTTCTATGGGAGGGTACGGCGCTTTAAAATGGGCGTTTCGCAAACCACATCAATTTTCTGCAGCTGCCAGTTTATCAGGAGTGATGGACATTGAAGGGCTTGGAGAACGAGGGGAAGTTCAGTTCCTAGATTATCCTTTGATTTTTGGCATGCCGCCTGTTATTAGACCTGAGGATGATCTTTTCTGGCTGCTTGAAAATCGCCGGCGCTATGGAGAAGTGACTCCGCGTATTTATCAATGCTGTGGAACGGAAGATTTTTTATATCAGGAAAATAAACGTTTTTCCGAGCGATGTAAGCAAGAGCCTATTTGTTTTACATATGAAGAAGGAAAAGGAAGTCACGACTGGGCATATTGGGATCAAAAAATTCGAGATGTGTTAAAGTGGCTGTTTAGTGAAAAGTAG
- the cydC gene encoding thiol reductant ABC exporter subunit CydC — MKYKSWIWPYFKTYKYRIFSILLLSLLTIGSACALMFTSGYLISASSLRPETILLVYVPIVLVRTFGLSRAAFRYAERLVSHDFILRILAKMRTRLYHLIEPLVATSRYRTGDVLAVLAEDIESLQDLFLRTILPTISAVILYVISIVALGFFSLKFACLIAIYLFLLVVVMPLFSLWHMKAANQRYKSSKAQLYAKVTDGFLGVADWVLSGQQQSFFHSYNKTEDELDRMDRKLKLWTYYRELIGQFIVAGLIVTMIWFGASLFADKELAGVFIAAFILVVFPLSEALLPVSNAVEKIPQFEESLNRVQEMENNWESVNEKKKHTLSLPYKGSWDSVSLKVEHVSFRYSNEEESVIHDLSFQVEQGKKIAILGKSGAGKSTLLKLLQGSLLPTEGTVQLNGQSVAEVREDVPKLISVLNQNPYLFNTSVANNLLLANEEATKEEVIEAMKQVNMHSLVEGLHQGYQTSMLETGQRFSGGERQRIALARVLLQRTPIVMLDEPTAGLDTVTEKSLLSTIFETLHDKTLIWVTHNLVGMEKMDEILFLQDGKIAIRGTHEELLATNSHYQKLYELDHPVKSL; from the coding sequence ATGAAATATAAAAGTTGGATATGGCCCTACTTTAAAACGTATAAATATCGTATCTTTTCTATCTTATTACTAAGCTTGTTAACGATTGGTTCTGCTTGTGCGCTAATGTTCACATCAGGTTACTTGATTTCAGCTTCTTCCTTACGGCCAGAAACAATCTTACTGGTGTACGTTCCCATTGTGCTTGTGCGTACATTTGGTTTAAGTCGAGCAGCCTTTCGTTATGCGGAGCGTCTTGTTAGTCACGATTTTATTCTTCGCATTTTAGCTAAAATGCGTACACGTCTTTATCATTTGATTGAACCGTTAGTTGCTACATCCCGCTATCGAACGGGAGATGTTTTAGCGGTTCTCGCTGAAGATATTGAAAGTTTACAAGACTTGTTCTTGCGTACCATTCTTCCAACAATCTCAGCTGTTATTTTATACGTTATTTCGATTGTAGCTTTAGGATTCTTTAGCCTAAAGTTTGCATGTTTGATTGCCATCTATTTATTTTTGTTAGTAGTAGTGATGCCGCTTTTTTCCCTTTGGCATATGAAAGCGGCCAATCAGCGATATAAATCAAGCAAAGCACAGTTATATGCTAAGGTCACAGACGGGTTTTTAGGAGTTGCTGATTGGGTATTAAGCGGTCAGCAGCAGTCATTTTTTCATTCGTATAACAAAACAGAAGATGAGCTAGACCGCATGGATCGTAAGCTTAAACTATGGACGTATTACCGAGAATTGATTGGCCAATTTATTGTAGCAGGTTTAATTGTCACAATGATTTGGTTTGGGGCTTCTCTTTTTGCAGACAAAGAGCTTGCAGGTGTTTTTATTGCTGCTTTTATTTTAGTAGTATTTCCTTTATCTGAAGCACTGCTGCCGGTATCTAATGCAGTAGAAAAAATTCCTCAATTTGAAGAGTCATTAAATAGAGTGCAGGAAATGGAAAATAACTGGGAATCTGTGAATGAAAAGAAAAAACATACTCTTTCCCTACCTTACAAAGGTTCATGGGACTCGGTCAGCTTAAAAGTCGAGCATGTAAGCTTTCGCTATAGCAATGAGGAAGAGTCAGTCATTCATGATCTTTCATTTCAAGTCGAGCAAGGGAAAAAAATTGCGATTCTTGGCAAGAGCGGAGCTGGAAAGTCGACTCTGTTAAAGCTGCTGCAAGGCTCCTTATTGCCTACAGAAGGTACAGTTCAACTAAACGGTCAGTCTGTTGCTGAAGTTCGTGAAGATGTACCAAAACTCATCTCTGTATTAAATCAAAATCCTTATTTATTTAATACAAGCGTAGCAAACAATTTATTACTAGCTAATGAAGAGGCTACAAAAGAAGAGGTAATTGAGGCAATGAAGCAAGTCAATATGCACTCCCTTGTGGAAGGTTTGCATCAAGGATATCAAACGTCCATGCTCGAAACAGGTCAGCGCTTTTCAGGAGGAGAACGTCAGCGGATTGCGTTAGCACGTGTTCTACTTCAGCGTACGCCAATTGTTATGCTGGATGAGCCAACTGCAGGGTTGGATACCGTGACTGAAAAGAGTTTGTTATCCACTATCTTTGAAACTCTTCACGACAAAACTTTAATTTGGGTTACACATAATTTAGTTGGGATGGAAAAGATGGATGAAATCTTATTCCTACAAGATGGAAAGATAGCCATTCGCGGAACGCATGAGGAATTACTTGCTACGAACAGTCACTATCAAAAGCTATATGAATTGGATCATCCGGTAAAAAGCCTTTAG
- a CDS encoding cytochrome ubiquinol oxidase subunit I, with amino-acid sequence MDTVILSRIQFASTTLFHFIFVPLSIGLVFLVAIMETMYVVKKDEQYKKMAKFWGHLFLINFAVGVVTGILQEFQFGMNWSEYSRFVGDVFGAPLAIEALLAFFMESTFLGLWIFGWDRLPKWLHCLCIWLVSLGTIFSAFFILTANSFMQHPVGMELNNGRLEMNDFFKLLTNGQLWVEFPHTILGSFATGAFFITGVSAVMLLKKKHVAFAKKSFQVAILVGLVSGVGIALSGHEQAGYLVKTQPMKMAASEGLWENSGSPGAWTVTANIHPDEKKNTSEIKIPYLLSFLSYGKFSGSVPGMNELQQQYTAKYGEGNYIPPVRTTFWSFRIMAGLGGVLCALGIWGTYLLSRKKLQESKLFLRIMTIAIAFPFLGSSAGWIMTEIGRQPWVVFGYMKTEDAVSPGVTAGELLFSIISFSFFYLILAVIMVFLFVKEIKKGPDHDHEAHTKVTSTDPFTKEGYNVFS; translated from the coding sequence ATGGATACAGTCATACTATCACGTATTCAATTTGCATCAACGACGCTGTTTCATTTTATCTTTGTACCGCTGTCTATCGGCCTTGTCTTTTTAGTAGCGATCATGGAAACGATGTACGTAGTAAAAAAAGATGAACAGTATAAAAAGATGGCAAAGTTTTGGGGGCACTTATTCCTGATTAACTTTGCTGTCGGAGTCGTAACAGGTATTTTACAAGAATTTCAGTTTGGCATGAACTGGTCAGAGTACTCAAGATTTGTAGGAGATGTATTTGGTGCGCCGCTTGCTATTGAAGCACTGCTAGCGTTTTTTATGGAGTCCACGTTCCTCGGGCTGTGGATTTTCGGGTGGGATCGTTTGCCTAAATGGCTGCACTGTCTATGTATTTGGCTTGTTAGTCTAGGTACTATCTTTTCAGCGTTCTTTATTTTAACGGCTAATTCTTTTATGCAGCATCCGGTCGGAATGGAGCTAAATAATGGCCGTTTGGAAATGAATGACTTCTTTAAATTGTTAACGAACGGTCAGCTGTGGGTCGAATTCCCTCATACAATTTTAGGTTCGTTTGCAACAGGCGCCTTTTTTATCACGGGTGTCAGCGCTGTTATGCTCTTGAAGAAAAAACATGTGGCTTTTGCTAAAAAATCATTTCAAGTTGCTATCCTTGTAGGGCTAGTTTCAGGTGTAGGAATTGCACTATCTGGGCATGAACAGGCCGGATATTTAGTTAAAACACAGCCGATGAAAATGGCCGCAAGTGAAGGATTATGGGAAAACAGCGGAAGTCCAGGTGCTTGGACAGTAACAGCAAATATTCACCCTGATGAAAAGAAAAATACGAGTGAAATCAAAATACCTTACTTATTAAGCTTCTTATCATACGGTAAGTTTTCAGGCTCTGTTCCTGGAATGAATGAGCTGCAGCAGCAGTATACGGCGAAATATGGAGAAGGAAATTATATTCCACCCGTTCGAACAACGTTTTGGAGTTTCCGCATTATGGCTGGTCTAGGTGGCGTATTATGTGCATTAGGCATTTGGGGTACGTACTTGCTTTCTCGTAAAAAACTTCAAGAAAGCAAACTATTTTTACGTATTATGACGATTGCCATCGCCTTTCCGTTCCTTGGAAGCTCAGCAGGTTGGATTATGACAGAGATTGGCCGTCAGCCTTGGGTTGTATTTGGCTATATGAAAACCGAAGATGCCGTGTCTCCTGGTGTAACAGCAGGTGAATTGCTATTTTCTATTATCTCGTTTTCGTTCTTTTACTTAATTTTAGCTGTGATTATGGTGTTTTTGTTCGTTAAAGAAATTAAAAAAGGTCCAGATCACGATCACGAAGCACATACAAAAGTAACATCAACTGATCCGTTTACAAAGGAGGGATACAATGTTTTCTCTTAA
- a CDS encoding sugar porter family MFS transporter, producing MGIVKVTSDEYKEQKGNLFFVIFISCAAAFGGLLYGYDTAVISGAIGLMEVHFNLSPTMVGFVVSSLLLGGAVGVLSSGKLSDRFGRKGILLLAASLFIVSAIMQALSSAISFVIISRIIGGLGIGMASVLSITYISEIAPPHMRGRLGSLYQFAVAVGIVSVYFVNDYILSIGEDAWQNSTGWRYIIGASGIPALLFLLILSPVPESPRWLVKANRTVEAMDILIKINGTHIARQELYHIEQSLKENQPASLSLFKEAGLRKALLIGILLAAFQQLVGINAIIYYAPQVFEAAGARGDLSLLVTSMIGVAAFLGVLCSMWLIDRIGRKALLLIGTAGMAVTQLLVSFGFHSQGTEGLTTSLLIVFYLFLFNISMGPVVWVVISEIFPNHARGYAMSISTFFLWIANWFVSQFFPILWNKAGGSFTFLSFMIMCIASFLFIWKWVPETKGKSLEEIEHIWK from the coding sequence ATGGGGATAGTAAAAGTAACTTCTGACGAGTATAAGGAGCAAAAAGGAAATCTATTTTTTGTTATTTTCATTTCATGTGCAGCTGCTTTTGGAGGGTTACTTTACGGCTATGACACAGCCGTCATTTCAGGGGCTATTGGGTTAATGGAAGTGCATTTTAATCTCAGTCCAACGATGGTAGGTTTTGTTGTATCTAGTTTGCTGCTCGGGGGTGCCGTTGGGGTACTTTCTTCAGGAAAACTGAGTGATCGATTCGGTAGAAAAGGTATCTTGCTTTTAGCAGCTTCTTTATTTATCGTATCCGCAATTATGCAAGCGCTATCTTCAGCCATCTCTTTTGTGATTATTTCTCGAATTATTGGAGGGCTAGGCATTGGTATGGCCTCCGTTCTTTCTATTACCTATATTTCTGAAATAGCCCCTCCGCACATGCGCGGCCGCTTAGGCTCTCTTTATCAATTTGCTGTTGCCGTTGGGATTGTTTCTGTCTATTTTGTAAATGACTACATTTTATCTATTGGGGAAGACGCATGGCAGAATTCCACAGGATGGCGCTACATTATCGGTGCTTCTGGGATTCCAGCTCTTTTATTTCTTCTTATCCTTTCTCCTGTTCCTGAAAGTCCGAGGTGGCTAGTAAAAGCAAACCGCACTGTAGAAGCTATGGACATTTTAATTAAAATCAATGGTACACACATTGCACGCCAAGAGCTGTATCATATTGAGCAATCGTTAAAAGAAAATCAACCGGCTTCTCTTTCGCTTTTTAAAGAGGCAGGCCTTCGAAAAGCGTTGCTTATTGGTATTCTACTTGCAGCCTTTCAACAGCTTGTCGGAATCAATGCCATTATTTATTACGCCCCGCAAGTTTTTGAAGCAGCTGGAGCTAGAGGAGATTTATCGCTCCTTGTTACGTCTATGATTGGTGTAGCTGCCTTTTTAGGCGTTCTTTGTTCCATGTGGCTTATCGACCGGATTGGCCGCAAAGCTTTATTACTTATTGGCACAGCCGGTATGGCCGTTACGCAGCTTCTCGTTTCTTTTGGATTTCATTCACAGGGTACTGAAGGCTTGACTACTAGTTTACTTATTGTTTTTTATTTATTTCTTTTTAATATTTCTATGGGACCTGTTGTATGGGTTGTGATTTCTGAAATTTTTCCTAATCATGCGAGAGGCTATGCAATGTCTATTTCTACCTTTTTCTTGTGGATAGCTAATTGGTTTGTGTCTCAGTTTTTTCCTATTCTTTGGAACAAAGCTGGAGGATCTTTTACCTTTTTATCTTTTATGATTATGTGTATCGCTTCATTTTTGTTTATATGGAAGTGGGTGCCAGAAACAAAAGGAAAGTCACTTGAAGAAATTGAACATATATGGAAGTAA
- a CDS encoding LacI family DNA-binding transcriptional regulator, with translation MGRKKVTITEVAKEAGVSLATVSRIFNNKDGKIKISEKTKQKVLKAAAHLGYQTNPFAAALRAQKTGIIGILIRDLKDPFLIELLKKVQQQVQSRGMDVLIGHTDYQETTAERQLNVMMNHWFDGVILLDYVAAPHPFVDVLKQYQTPYVSLTGDGSSALWPIVHVDDAEGMQLAVAHLTDLGHKNIGFVGKAVSGVEHRLSLFYQYVPSANAKFVKEDMNNSDELYQFINELAHHPEPPTALICATDYIALKVIHCAWQNGLHVPADLSVIGFDDITEASEAQPPLTTIRQPMEKMAEKAVNLLLQQIQDQQEIDQVQYKMAPVLVERETTKRMN, from the coding sequence ATGGGGAGAAAAAAAGTCACGATTACAGAAGTAGCAAAAGAAGCGGGTGTTTCATTAGCTACGGTATCAAGAATTTTCAATAATAAAGACGGTAAAATTAAAATCAGTGAAAAAACAAAACAAAAAGTACTAAAAGCAGCAGCTCATTTAGGGTATCAGACAAATCCATTTGCGGCAGCTCTGCGGGCCCAAAAAACAGGGATTATCGGGATATTAATTAGAGATTTAAAAGACCCATTTTTAATCGAGCTGTTAAAAAAGGTACAGCAGCAAGTTCAAAGTCGAGGGATGGACGTTCTTATTGGACATACGGATTACCAAGAAACAACGGCTGAGCGTCAATTAAATGTGATGATGAATCATTGGTTTGATGGAGTCATTTTATTAGATTATGTAGCCGCTCCGCATCCGTTTGTAGACGTATTAAAACAATATCAAACGCCTTACGTTTCTCTTACAGGAGACGGCTCTTCTGCACTTTGGCCAATTGTACATGTAGATGATGCGGAGGGAATGCAATTAGCTGTTGCTCACTTAACGGACCTTGGCCATAAGAATATCGGGTTCGTTGGAAAAGCTGTAAGCGGAGTCGAGCACCGTCTGTCTCTTTTTTATCAGTATGTACCGTCAGCAAACGCAAAGTTTGTGAAAGAAGATATGAATAACTCAGATGAACTATATCAGTTTATAAATGAGCTAGCTCATCATCCAGAGCCCCCAACTGCGCTTATTTGTGCTACGGATTACATTGCTCTGAAAGTGATACACTGTGCGTGGCAAAACGGACTTCACGTTCCAGCGGATTTGTCTGTTATAGGGTTTGATGATATTACAGAAGCTAGTGAAGCGCAACCTCCGCTAACAACCATCCGTCAACCGATGGAAAAAATGGCTGAAAAAGCAGTAAACCTCTTACTTCAGCAAATTCAGGATCAGCAAGAAATAGATCAGGTACAGTATAAAATGGCACCTGTATTAGTAGAGCGTGAGACCACAAAACGTATGAATTGA